Genomic DNA from Acidobacteriota bacterium:
GCCCAGGCCACCGGAAGAAGCATCACGCCGACCCCCGCCGATCCCGTGACGATCGCGGCGGCGACGTTGGCGCGGACGGTGGCGCGGGTCGAAAGGCGCCACTTCCGCAGGCGCAAGGCCACGTGGTCGGGGCTCCCGAGCATCACCGGCAATCCGCGGCGCCATCGGACCCACATCACGAACAGCATGTCGAACAGCGGCACCGCGAGGATGAGCAGCGGGGCGACGATCCCCAATCGGTGGCGCGCCGTGTAGGCGTTGATCATCGCCAGCGCGCCGAGGAGGAAGCCGGCGAAGAGGCTTCCCGTGTCCCCGAGATAGATCCGGGCCGGCTCGACGTTGTACCGGCGGAAACCGAGCAACCCGCCGGCGAGCGCCGCCCCGAGGAAACCGGTGTCGGTCAGCCCTCCCGCGAGCGCGATGCCGGCGAAGAACAACGCCGCCACCGCGCCCACCCCGCTGGACAGCCCGTCCATGACGTCGATCAGGTTGAGCGCGTTGGTCGCAGCCAGCATCCACACGACCGTCAGCGGGATCGCCACCCACCAGGGGACGAAGACGATCTGGATCGACACGCCCGCCTTGATCAGCACCAGCACCGCGAGAAGCTGGCCGGCCAGCTTCGAGGCCGGCTTGAGCGAGCCGAGGTCGTCGAGCAGGCCGAGGATCAGGACGATCGAAGCGCCGAGGAGCACGGCGAGGAGCTGGTGACCGAACCGGTAGGTCACTCCGAGCGCCAGCAGGAGGCCGAGGGCGACGGCGAGACCGCCGAGGTAGGGAACCGGCTCTTTCTGGGTCTTGAGCCGGCCGTCGGGCACGTCGACGATGCCGAACCGCCGCGCCGCCTCCATCAGGCGCGGCGTCACCGCCGCCGCCGTACCCCAGGCCAGCAGCAGCGCCAGCACGGCCAGCCCGATCTCCGCGGCGCGGCCGCTCACGGCGCGGACTCCCCGGCTCGCCAGATCCCGCGCGGCGGAACGCCGCGCCGCCACGCTCCCCACCGTCCCGCGCGCGTCCGGTCCTCGCGCCGCCGCTGCCAGGCGCGCCCGAAGGCTCCCCGGTGACGCCACAGGTGGCGGTAGACCGAGGGGGCGCGGAAGAGAAGGAAGGCCTGCCAGGCGGCCTCGCGGGCGAGGATGAACGGGAGGTCCGCCAGAAAAGAGGCGGCGCGGTCGTGGCGCAGGATCGTCAGCCAGCGGTTCTTCACGATGTGCGCGATCACCTCGGGCGGGCGGACGGCGGCGAGCCCGACGCGGCCCGCCCGCTCCCCGCCGGCCCGCGCGTGGACCGCCACGGCGGCCCCCACGTGCACCGCTCTCCACCCGGCGCGCCAGGCCCGCCAGCCGACCTCGAGATCCTCGTGGAAGGCGAAGAAGTCGGGGTCGAACAGCGCGCCGCCGTCGGCGATGTCCTCCACCATCTCCCGCCGGTACAGGGCCGCCGCCCCGCAGGCGGAGAGAACGGGACCGTCGCGATCGCGCGCCGGGTCGAGCGGCCGGCCGAACCCCCGGTCGATCGTCTTCCTCGAACGCGCCAGGAACTGGCCGCTGCTGTCGACCGTCTTCCGGTCGGGCCGGAGGAGGAGTCCCGCCACGATCCCGACCCGCGGGTCATCGAACGCCGGGAGGGCCGCCTCGAGGAAGTCCGGATCGAGCCGCGCGTCGGGGTTGAGCAGCAGCAGGAACCGCCCCCTCGCCAGCGCGAGCGCGCGGTTGTAGCCGCCGGCGTAGCCGAGGTTCTCGGGGAACCAGACGACCTTCACGCGGTCGCCGTAGCGCGCGGCCACGAACGCGGCCGTGCCGTCCCGGGAGGCGTTGTCGCAGACGATCACCTCCACCGGTCCCACCGTCTGAGCCAGCGCCGAGTCGATCGCCGGACCGACGATCCCCCGCGCGTTCCACGTGAGGATCACGATGCTGGCCAGCGGGAGGTCGTGCATCGGCGCCCAACCTAGGGACGTCGGCCCGGAGCGGTCAACCGCTCCGGTCCTGCCGGTTCCCCGGTGCGCAACGCGGGAGGCTCGGGCGGGGCGAGGACGGCGCGCTCGTACGGGCTCGCCGGCACGATGCCGCGGGCCACCCGCGCCGCTTCCTCCAGCGCCGCCATCTCTTCCCGCGCCGCCTCGACCTGCCCGGCCTCCTCGTACAGGCGCGCCAGATCGGCGAGCGCGCCGAGGTAGGCCGGCTCCCACGCGAGCGCGAGCGCGAGGTCGGCCGCCGCCTCGCCGCGCCGGCCGAGCGCCGCCTCGAGTCGCGCGCGCCCCCGGCGCGCGGTGACGTCCCGCGGAAGCCTCGCGAGGGAGGCTCCCCAGGCGGCGAGAGCGTCCTCGCAGGTGATCCGCTCTGCGAGCGGGCCGCGGCATGACGCGTCGAGGACGAGGGCCCGGGCGCGCCACGCGGCCGGGAGCGCACGGTTCGCCGCGATCGCGCGGCGCGCCGCCTCGAGCGCCGACGCGGTGCGGTCGAGCGGGCCGCCCCCGCCCGACCCGAGGGCGGCCAGCCAGGCGTCGTCGCGAAGAGGGTCGAGCGCCGCGGCGAGCTCGGCATCCCCCGCCCGGAGAGCCCGGTCGGCCGCGTACGGGCGCAGCTCCCCCGCGCCGAGCCACACGGCGAGCGCGAGTGCGGCGGCGAGGCGGAGCGGCCGCCGCGGCTCGGAACGCGGCCGGTCGCTTCCGATAAGCGCCACGGCGAACAGCGCCGCCAGCAGCGCCGCCGCCGGCCGTTCCGCGAGGAAATCGTCGGCCAGGCCGTGGGCCGCCAGCGCCGCGAGTCCCGCGAGGAGGCCCGCCTGCGCCGGCGCGCGGCGAGCCGCCCGCCAGATCCGCGGGAGCAGACAGCCCGCGAGCACGCCCGCCAGCAGGAGCGCCGGCAGGCCGCCGGCGAGCGCGAGGCCGAGCGGATCGGAGTGGGGCCCGCGGAAGACCTTCGCGTAGCGGACGAGCGAGCCGTCCACCGGGAAGGCGTACGCCGGGGCGATCGAGCGGAACCCGCCCGGTCCGAACCCGAACCACGGTGCGTCCGCGAGCGCCTTCAGGGCTGCGGGCCAGATCGACAGCCGCGCGACAGCGAACGGATCGCCCGCGCGAAAGCGCGCCAGCAGGAACGGCACGCCTGCGGCCGCCCCCAGCACCGCCGCTCCGGCCACCGCGAGTCGGACCCGCCGCGCCCCCAAGG
This window encodes:
- a CDS encoding undecaprenyl/decaprenyl-phosphate alpha-N-acetylglucosaminyl 1-phosphate transferase, with product MAARRSAARDLASRGVRAVSGRAAEIGLAVLALLLAWGTAAAVTPRLMEAARRFGIVDVPDGRLKTQKEPVPYLGGLAVALGLLLALGVTYRFGHQLLAVLLGASIVLILGLLDDLGSLKPASKLAGQLLAVLVLIKAGVSIQIVFVPWWVAIPLTVVWMLAATNALNLIDVMDGLSSGVGAVAALFFAGIALAGGLTDTGFLGAALAGGLLGFRRYNVEPARIYLGDTGSLFAGFLLGALAMINAYTARHRLGIVAPLLILAVPLFDMLFVMWVRWRRGLPVMLGSPDHVALRLRKWRLSTRATVRANVAAAIVTGSAGVGVMLLPVAWAAALLAGLLFAAVALAVWLRRIDMSL
- a CDS encoding glycosyltransferase family 2 protein codes for the protein MPRPARRADHLRGRSRRLGSLPREASAGRHRAPGARATRGGARPARRGGGRPRARARVGAGLPRRARRSGAPVRGGRAGRGGAGRDGGAGGSGAGGPRHRAGEPVRARRPRPARASRVAHRGTGRTGAVDRSGPTSLGWAPMHDLPLASIVILTWNARGIVGPAIDSALAQTVGPVEVIVCDNASRDGTAAFVAARYGDRVKVVWFPENLGYAGGYNRALALARGRFLLLLNPDARLDPDFLEAALPAFDDPRVGIVAGLLLRPDRKTVDSSGQFLARSRKTIDRGFGRPLDPARDRDGPVLSACGAAALYRREMVEDIADGGALFDPDFFAFHEDLEVGWRAWRAGWRAVHVGAAVAVHARAGGERAGRVGLAAVRPPEVIAHIVKNRWLTILRHDRAASFLADLPFILAREAAWQAFLLFRAPSVYRHLWRHRGAFGRAWQRRREDRTRAGRWGAWRRGVPPRGIWRAGESAP
- a CDS encoding O-antigen ligase domain-containing protein translates to MGARRVRLAVAGAAVLGAAAGVPFLLARFRAGDPFAVARLSIWPAALKALADAPWFGFGPGGFRSIAPAYAFPVDGSLVRYAKVFRGPHSDPLGLALAGGLPALLLAGVLAGCLLPRIWRAARRAPAQAGLLAGLAALAAHGLADDFLAERPAAALLAALFAVALIGSDRPRSEPRRPLRLAAALALAVWLGAGELRPYAADRALRAGDAELAAALDPLRDDAWLAALGSGGGGPLDRTASALEAARRAIAANRALPAAWRARALVLDASCRGPLAERITCEDALAAWGASLARLPRDVTARRGRARLEAALGRRGEAAADLALALAWEPAYLGALADLARLYEEAGQVEAAREEMAALEEAARVARGIVPASPYERAVLAPPEPPALRTGEPAGPERLTAPGRRP